The Streptomyces sp. Mut1 genome window below encodes:
- a CDS encoding ABC transporter substrate-binding protein: MRERTGWQFTDDRGQLAARDERPQRVLAYIQAGATLWDHGIRPAGLFGSGHDDPAAPDAAKTGSLPLDEIAYAGAGPTLDVDALLRGAPDLVVAVSYGGGQVYGLDPETAKHLEGHVPVVVIDVGQARTLAEIGERFAQLARSLGAEEPAAATRELDAARNRLRALNAGGDGPTVLALSPAGQEQAHLARPRMWPELRVLSELGVNLVEPAEGPGANWSTTAYTEAAGLRPAVVLADIRSNATPLDELRSNAGWTAVAGAARVVPWNPEPVCSAHAHARFLELVADALEN, from the coding sequence GTGAGGGAACGGACCGGGTGGCAGTTCACCGACGACCGCGGGCAGTTGGCGGCCCGCGACGAGCGCCCGCAGCGGGTGCTCGCCTACATCCAGGCAGGCGCGACCCTGTGGGACCACGGGATACGGCCGGCCGGCCTGTTCGGCTCCGGCCACGACGACCCCGCCGCGCCCGACGCGGCGAAGACCGGCTCGCTCCCCCTGGACGAGATCGCGTACGCCGGGGCGGGCCCCACCCTGGACGTGGACGCGCTGCTGCGCGGCGCGCCGGACCTCGTGGTCGCCGTCAGCTACGGCGGCGGCCAGGTCTACGGCCTTGACCCGGAGACCGCCAAACACCTGGAGGGCCACGTCCCCGTCGTCGTCATCGACGTCGGCCAGGCGCGCACCCTCGCCGAGATCGGTGAGCGCTTCGCCCAACTGGCCCGCTCGCTCGGCGCCGAGGAGCCCGCGGCGGCGACCCGGGAGCTGGACGCCGCCAGGAACCGGCTGCGCGCGCTCAACGCGGGAGGTGACGGGCCGACGGTCCTCGCTCTGTCACCGGCGGGCCAGGAACAGGCGCACCTGGCCCGCCCCCGCATGTGGCCCGAGCTGCGGGTGCTGAGCGAACTGGGCGTCAACCTCGTGGAGCCCGCCGAAGGGCCCGGTGCCAACTGGTCCACGACCGCCTACACCGAGGCCGCCGGCCTGCGCCCCGCCGTCGTCCTCGCCGACATCCGGTCCAACGCCACGCCGCTGGACGAGCTTCGGTCCAACGCCGGCTGGACGGCCGTCGCGGGCGCGGCCCGGGTGGTGCCGTGGAACCCGGAACCGGTGTGCAGCGCCCATGCCCACGCCAGGTTCCTGGAGCTCGTGGCCGACGCCCTGGAGAACTGA
- a CDS encoding GNAT family N-acetyltransferase, with translation MTQLPGPRPYHPGDRAALSDICIRTAAGGDDVRHLYPDPELVPSIFATPYAVLEPDLTFVLDDGTGRAVGYILGTADTPRFVKQFRERWLPRVEDRYPRPEGPPRSPTDEMASLLHDPERMVLPELAAHPAHLHIDLLPDWQRKGYGRDLMRTFLAALNTRGVAGVHLSMLTANTPARAFYDRLGFSEIHVPDPGPVTYLVRGTKADL, from the coding sequence GTGACCCAGCTCCCCGGCCCACGGCCCTACCACCCCGGCGACCGCGCCGCCCTCTCGGACATCTGCATACGCACGGCCGCGGGCGGCGACGACGTCCGGCACCTGTACCCCGACCCCGAACTGGTGCCGTCGATCTTCGCCACGCCCTACGCAGTCCTGGAGCCCGACCTCACCTTCGTCCTCGACGACGGCACCGGCCGCGCGGTCGGATACATCCTCGGCACCGCCGACACACCGCGCTTCGTGAAGCAGTTCCGCGAGCGGTGGCTGCCCCGGGTGGAGGACCGCTATCCGCGCCCCGAAGGCCCGCCGCGCAGCCCCACCGACGAGATGGCCTCCCTCCTGCACGACCCCGAGCGGATGGTCCTGCCCGAACTCGCCGCCCACCCCGCCCACCTGCACATCGACCTGCTGCCCGACTGGCAGCGCAAGGGGTACGGCAGGGACCTGATGCGCACCTTCCTCGCGGCCCTGAACACGAGAGGGGTCGCGGGCGTCCATCTGTCCATGCTCACCGCCAACACCCCGGCCAGGGCCTTCTACGACCGGCTCGGCTTCAGCGAGATCCACGTCCCCGACCCCGGGCCCGTCACCTACCTGGTACGGGGCACCAAGGCGGATCTGTAG
- a CDS encoding cupin: MDAPNDLNALAAEHLAAARTSPHGRSAHLLLHQDPLRQTVIALTSGSALDEHNAPPAASLQVLRGSVRLTAASGDVELAPGRLHPIPQERHGLLALEDAVVLLTAVNP, from the coding sequence ATGGACGCTCCCAACGATCTGAACGCCCTCGCCGCCGAGCACCTGGCCGCCGCCCGCACCTCCCCGCACGGCCGCAGCGCCCACCTCCTGCTCCACCAGGACCCGCTGCGCCAGACCGTCATCGCGCTGACCTCGGGCTCCGCGCTCGACGAGCACAACGCCCCGCCCGCCGCCTCGCTCCAGGTGCTGCGCGGCTCGGTCCGGCTCACCGCCGCGTCCGGCGACGTGGAACTGGCTCCCGGCCGCCTGCACCCGATCCCGCAGGAGCGGCACGGGCTGCTCGCCCTGGAGGACGCCGTCGTCCTCCTGACGGCCGTCAATCCCTGA
- a CDS encoding glycoside hydrolase family 13 protein, producing the protein MAANRPSEATAHWWRDAAIYQIYVRSFADGDGDGTGDLAGVRAKLPYLVELGVDALWFTPWYLSPLADGGYDVADYRTIDPAFGTLAEAEKLIAEARELGIRTIIDIVPNHVSDQHAWFRAALEAGSGSPERDLFHFRKGRGANGEIPPNDWVSEFGGTPWTRLEDGEWYLHLFATQQPDLNWAHPAVRQEHEDVLRFWFERGVAGVRIDSAALLAKDPALPDFVIGTDPHPFVDRDELHDIYRSWRAIADEYGGVFVGEVWLPDTERFARYLRPDELHTAFNFNFLACPWEAGLLRTAIDDTLAEHASVGAPATWVLCNHDVTRTVTRYGRAETGFDFAAKTFGTPTDLALGTRRARAAALLSLALPGAAYLYQGEELGLPEADIPLDRIQDPMHFRKNGTDPGRDGCRVPLPWAAGEPYAGFGATTDPWLPQPDGWSGYAADVQNTDPDSMLGLYREALRLRRAEPGFGTGGEPGIQRLTWLDAAPGVLAFARTDGLLCVVNLAADAAALPPHSALLLASGPLDETGRLPQDTAVWLRA; encoded by the coding sequence GTGGCAGCCAACCGTCCGTCCGAGGCCACCGCACACTGGTGGCGCGACGCCGCCATCTACCAGATCTACGTACGCAGCTTCGCCGACGGCGACGGCGACGGTACCGGCGACCTGGCGGGGGTACGGGCCAAGCTTCCCTACCTCGTGGAACTGGGCGTGGACGCGCTCTGGTTCACCCCCTGGTACCTGTCGCCCCTGGCCGACGGCGGCTACGACGTGGCCGACTACCGCACGATCGACCCCGCCTTCGGCACCCTCGCCGAAGCCGAGAAACTGATCGCCGAGGCCCGCGAACTGGGCATCCGCACCATCATTGACATCGTGCCCAACCACGTCTCCGACCAGCACGCCTGGTTCCGCGCCGCCCTCGAAGCCGGCTCCGGCAGCCCCGAGCGCGACCTCTTCCACTTCCGCAAGGGACGCGGCGCGAACGGTGAGATCCCCCCCAACGACTGGGTCTCCGAATTCGGCGGCACCCCCTGGACCAGGCTGGAGGACGGCGAGTGGTACCTCCACCTCTTCGCCACCCAGCAGCCCGACCTCAACTGGGCCCACCCCGCCGTCCGCCAGGAGCACGAGGACGTGCTGCGCTTCTGGTTCGAACGCGGCGTCGCCGGCGTGCGCATCGACTCCGCCGCCCTGCTCGCCAAGGACCCCGCGCTGCCCGACTTCGTCATCGGCACCGACCCGCACCCCTTCGTGGACCGGGACGAACTGCACGACATCTACCGCTCCTGGCGCGCCATAGCCGACGAGTACGGCGGGGTCTTCGTCGGCGAGGTCTGGCTCCCCGACACCGAGCGGTTCGCCCGCTACCTGCGCCCCGACGAACTGCACACCGCCTTCAACTTCAACTTCCTGGCCTGCCCCTGGGAGGCCGGGCTGCTCCGGACCGCCATCGACGACACCCTCGCCGAGCACGCCTCGGTCGGCGCGCCCGCCACCTGGGTGCTGTGCAACCACGACGTGACCCGGACCGTCACCCGCTACGGCCGCGCGGAGACCGGGTTCGACTTCGCGGCCAAGACCTTCGGCACGCCCACCGACCTGGCTCTCGGCACTCGCCGGGCCCGCGCCGCGGCCCTCCTCTCGCTGGCCCTGCCCGGCGCGGCCTACCTCTACCAGGGCGAGGAACTCGGGCTGCCGGAGGCCGACATCCCGCTGGACCGCATCCAGGACCCGATGCACTTCCGCAAGAACGGCACCGACCCGGGCCGGGACGGCTGCCGCGTCCCGCTGCCCTGGGCGGCCGGCGAACCGTACGCCGGATTCGGGGCCACCACGGACCCCTGGCTCCCGCAGCCGGACGGCTGGTCCGGGTACGCCGCGGACGTGCAGAACACGGACCCGGACTCGATGCTCGGCCTCTACCGCGAGGCCCTGCGGCTGCGGCGTGCCGAACCCGGCTTCGGGACCGGAGGGGAGCCCGGCATCCAGCGGCTGACCTGGCTGGACGCCGCGCCCGGCGTGCTCGCCTTCGCCCGTACCGACGGACTCCTGTGCGTCGTCAACCTGGCCGCCGACGCCGCGGCCCTGCCCCCGCACAGCGCGCTGCTGCTCGCCAGCGGCCCCCTGGACGAGACGGGACGCCTCCCGCAGGACACGGCGGTGTGGCTGCGCGCCTGA
- a CDS encoding carbohydrate ABC transporter permease, producing the protein MASNTLVSRRGSTARKSARRGNEGAADRSRQRTLISPAQLGRRRGKVFYWVVFALVMVLFTVVFLGPLYWMVTGGLKTTQEVVQSPPTAFPSSIHTENYKQAWTVMDLSRLLFNTLYYAFGALAFQLIFDVAAAYSLSKLRPVFGKVILGMMLATLMIPATVLVVPQYLTVLDVPVFQRNLVNSPWAIWLPSVTNAFNIFLLKRFFDSIPGELLDAAAMDGASPLRTLRSIVLPISRPILGVVSIFAVVGVWKDFLWPMLTLPDPNKQTLNVGIYSLASGVPENVLIAALTIASIPTLLIFLIFQRNIMSGLTAGGLKG; encoded by the coding sequence ATGGCATCGAACACGCTGGTCTCCCGGCGCGGGAGCACCGCACGCAAGTCGGCCCGGCGCGGGAACGAGGGCGCCGCCGACCGCAGCCGGCAGCGCACCCTGATCTCACCGGCCCAGCTCGGCAGACGCCGCGGCAAGGTCTTCTACTGGGTCGTCTTCGCCCTGGTGATGGTCCTGTTCACGGTGGTCTTCCTCGGCCCCCTGTACTGGATGGTCACCGGCGGCCTCAAGACCACCCAGGAAGTGGTGCAGAGCCCGCCCACCGCCTTCCCCAGCTCCATCCACACCGAGAACTACAAGCAGGCCTGGACCGTGATGGACCTGTCCAGGCTGCTCTTCAACACCCTGTACTACGCCTTCGGAGCGCTCGCCTTCCAGCTGATCTTCGACGTCGCGGCCGCCTACTCGCTCTCCAAGCTGCGGCCGGTGTTCGGCAAGGTCATCCTCGGCATGATGCTGGCCACCCTGATGATCCCCGCCACCGTGCTCGTCGTCCCGCAGTACCTCACGGTCCTGGACGTGCCCGTCTTCCAGCGGAACCTCGTCAACTCGCCCTGGGCAATCTGGCTGCCGTCGGTCACCAACGCCTTCAACATCTTCCTGCTGAAGCGGTTCTTCGACTCCATCCCCGGCGAACTGCTCGACGCCGCCGCCATGGACGGCGCCTCACCCCTGCGCACCCTGCGCTCGATCGTCCTGCCCATCTCCCGGCCGATCCTCGGAGTCGTCTCCATCTTCGCCGTCGTCGGCGTGTGGAAGGACTTCCTCTGGCCGATGCTCACCCTGCCCGACCCGAACAAGCAGACGCTCAACGTGGGCATCTACTCACTGGCCAGCGGTGTACCGGAGAACGTCCTCATCGCCGCACTCACCATCGCCTCGATCCCCACGCTGCTCATCTTCCTGATCTTCCAGCGCAACATCATGAGCGGTCTGACCGCGGGCGGCCTCAAGGGCTGA
- a CDS encoding carbohydrate ABC transporter permease, whose product MSAPTLSPRKATRPRPGHSGPARRDSAREEFLRAVRRNISAHGFLIGAVLCFSLFSWYPMVREFILAFQKNEDGKTTWAGWSNLTYVFNDPAFWQAWRNTLLFTVLALLLGFLVPFVIAVVLNEFRHGQGYLRLLVYLPVMLPPVASVLLFKYFYDPGYGLFNRILAIFHLPEQQWLQDTTTSMLSVVIAATWMNMGGATLIYLAALQGIPGELYEAAELDGAGLLRKIWHVTIPQTRLILSLLLLMQIIATMQVFTEPFLLTNGAGPEGSTTTVVYLIYQYAFNFNNYGSAAALGLVLLVVLAGFSAVYVRLSRSSED is encoded by the coding sequence ATGTCGGCCCCTACCCTGTCCCCCCGCAAGGCGACCAGGCCTCGCCCAGGACATTCAGGCCCCGCACGCCGGGACTCCGCCCGCGAGGAGTTCCTGCGCGCCGTGCGCCGCAACATCTCAGCCCACGGCTTCCTCATCGGAGCGGTGCTCTGCTTCTCGCTCTTCTCCTGGTATCCGATGGTCCGGGAATTCATCCTGGCCTTCCAGAAGAACGAGGACGGCAAAACCACCTGGGCCGGCTGGTCCAACCTGACGTACGTCTTCAACGACCCGGCGTTCTGGCAGGCCTGGCGCAACACCCTCCTGTTCACCGTCCTCGCCCTGCTGCTCGGCTTCCTCGTCCCGTTCGTCATCGCCGTCGTGCTCAACGAGTTCCGGCACGGACAGGGCTACCTGCGGCTCCTGGTCTACCTCCCCGTGATGCTGCCGCCGGTCGCCTCGGTCCTGCTCTTCAAGTACTTCTACGACCCCGGCTACGGCCTCTTCAACCGCATCCTGGCCATCTTCCACCTGCCCGAACAGCAATGGCTCCAGGACACCACCACCTCGATGCTCTCCGTCGTCATCGCGGCGACCTGGATGAACATGGGCGGCGCGACGCTCATCTACCTCGCCGCGCTCCAGGGCATCCCGGGCGAGCTGTACGAGGCGGCCGAGCTCGACGGCGCGGGACTGCTGCGCAAGATCTGGCACGTCACCATCCCGCAGACCCGCCTCATCCTCTCGCTGCTGCTGCTCATGCAGATCATCGCGACGATGCAGGTCTTCACCGAACCTTTCCTGCTCACCAACGGCGCCGGCCCCGAGGGCTCCACCACCACCGTCGTCTACCTCATCTACCAGTACGCCTTCAACTTCAACAACTACGGCAGCGCGGCGGCACTCGGCCTCGTCCTGCTCGTCGTCCTCGCGGGCTTCTCCGCGGTGTACGTACGACTGAGCCGCAGCAGCGAAGACTAG
- a CDS encoding extracellular solute-binding protein gives MRSAGLRRTRRISRASAAALVTALALTSLASCGTSSSKDDDSSSSSKGSSDPSAPLDPKTKVTISIDCMPPAAKAAELREWNEDIKTFNEKYPNVTINGKSTPGQCNEPPRFTAMLKGKSQPDVFYAYFSDLQQVLDNDGAEDISAYVTDKTVPALKDIQTQVVDVARKDGKLYGLPTSNYTMGLMINRKLFTEAGLDPNKPPATWEEVRTAAKKIAGLGKGISGYGEYSAGNNGGWHFAATQFGLGGDVVDASGKKAAFNDANGKQVLQQLHDMRWEDDSMGKTQLLKWGDLQKQIASDKLGMFLAAPDDIAYMVQQLGAEYETFGLGPIPGAEGTLFGGNNYLIKKGSSPDQIKAAIAWLNFKNLTPGKGQFDWARTKADKLPVGLPQPNFFLGESKTKDDAARAENATMPVENFKAFMDNPVPGKAEPPKAQEIYKILDNAMSGVLTNKNADVDKLLSTAEKQVNQVLANQ, from the coding sequence ATGAGAAGTGCTGGGTTGCGCCGCACACGCCGTATCAGCCGTGCCTCCGCGGCTGCCCTTGTCACCGCACTTGCCCTGACCTCGCTCGCCTCCTGCGGCACGAGCAGCAGCAAGGACGACGATTCGAGCAGCTCGTCCAAGGGGTCGTCCGACCCTTCGGCTCCGCTGGACCCGAAGACGAAGGTGACGATCTCGATCGACTGCATGCCGCCGGCGGCCAAGGCCGCGGAGCTGCGTGAGTGGAACGAGGACATCAAGACGTTCAACGAGAAGTACCCGAACGTCACGATCAACGGGAAGTCGACCCCGGGCCAGTGCAACGAGCCGCCCCGCTTCACCGCCATGCTGAAGGGGAAGTCGCAGCCCGACGTCTTCTACGCGTACTTCAGTGACCTCCAGCAGGTCCTGGACAACGACGGGGCCGAGGACATCTCCGCGTACGTCACCGACAAGACGGTGCCCGCGCTGAAGGACATCCAGACCCAGGTCGTCGACGTGGCCCGCAAGGACGGCAAGCTCTACGGCCTGCCGACCAGCAACTACACCATGGGCCTGATGATCAACCGGAAGCTCTTCACCGAGGCCGGTCTCGACCCGAACAAGCCGCCGGCCACCTGGGAGGAGGTCCGCACCGCCGCCAAGAAGATCGCGGGCCTGGGCAAGGGCATCTCCGGCTACGGCGAGTACAGCGCCGGCAACAACGGCGGGTGGCACTTCGCCGCGACCCAGTTCGGCCTCGGCGGGGACGTCGTCGACGCCTCCGGCAAGAAGGCGGCCTTCAACGACGCCAACGGCAAGCAGGTCCTCCAGCAGCTGCACGACATGCGCTGGGAGGACGACAGCATGGGCAAGACCCAGCTGCTGAAGTGGGGCGACCTCCAGAAGCAGATAGCCAGCGACAAGCTCGGCATGTTCCTCGCCGCGCCCGACGACATCGCCTACATGGTGCAGCAGCTCGGTGCCGAGTACGAGACCTTCGGCCTGGGCCCGATCCCCGGCGCCGAGGGAACCCTCTTCGGCGGCAACAACTACCTGATCAAGAAGGGCAGCTCGCCCGACCAGATCAAGGCCGCCATCGCCTGGCTCAACTTCAAGAACCTCACCCCCGGCAAGGGCCAGTTCGACTGGGCCCGCACCAAGGCCGACAAGCTCCCCGTCGGCCTCCCGCAGCCGAACTTCTTCCTCGGTGAGAGCAAGACCAAGGACGACGCCGCACGCGCCGAGAACGCGACGATGCCCGTCGAGAACTTCAAGGCCTTCATGGACAACCCCGTCCCCGGCAAGGCCGAGCCGCCGAAGGCGCAGGAGATCTACAAGATCCTCGACAACGCCATGTCCGGCGTCCTGACCAACAAGAACGCGGACGTCGACAAGCTGCTGTCCACCGCCGAGAAGCAGGTCAACCAGGTTCTGGCGAACCAGTAA